From the genome of Verrucomicrobiaceae bacterium, one region includes:
- a CDS encoding alpha/beta fold hydrolase, with amino-acid sequence MLFRFSSLIALLSLGLSSCSLPLQNRAAAPGAVSGTQDEKLTAALTEAEQIMTRGIASPEQRQAYAAVVARKSSAGPRYTLESRFPAHLRFDELIPAASIKSKEFKDRSLRDGVGTPMVAHWSYSAERKAAEPFMSEAGYISPVTATLDFSRSLKGQRTATLTLHDPRETDSVRLQGRSQPLAADFTAHGEYLATIKQAQMAGLKALLRSANHMDKLGLYTLEHPDPAKIPLVLVHGLMSRPATWETVTHTLSADPVIRRRYQIYAFRYPSGVPIGFSSEKLREKLATLHSTLVKEGAGSTARNMVLIGHSMGGLVSKAQVQSSTEQRWLDILGADSHKLSISEKEHAKLRPFFEFQANPNISRVIFAATPHRGSEVADTRLAHLGRKLVNLPLQAFGGTMQVVQNIATRDPLLSEVFGHGMPTSVDNLSPHSPYVRVANTLPFRRGVHLHSIIGNHDGKALADPNCSDGFVPYHSSHLAGVESELIVTSDHSVHARPEAIVEMRRILLLHLTHL; translated from the coding sequence ATGCTATTCCGCTTCTCTTCACTCATCGCCCTGCTTTCGCTTGGTTTGTCATCTTGCAGCCTACCGCTGCAAAACCGCGCAGCGGCCCCTGGAGCAGTTTCGGGCACTCAGGACGAAAAACTCACGGCTGCGCTCACAGAGGCCGAGCAGATCATGACACGAGGGATCGCCTCGCCAGAGCAGCGGCAGGCTTACGCCGCAGTCGTCGCTCGCAAATCGTCCGCAGGGCCACGCTACACGCTGGAATCTCGTTTCCCGGCTCATCTGCGCTTTGATGAGCTGATCCCCGCTGCTTCGATCAAGAGCAAAGAGTTCAAAGATCGCAGCCTTCGCGATGGCGTGGGCACACCGATGGTTGCGCACTGGAGCTACTCCGCCGAGCGCAAAGCCGCCGAGCCATTCATGTCCGAGGCGGGCTACATCTCACCAGTCACCGCCACGCTCGACTTTAGCCGCAGCCTCAAAGGACAGCGCACTGCCACGCTCACTCTGCACGATCCGCGTGAGACAGACAGCGTGCGGCTCCAGGGCCGCTCACAGCCGCTCGCAGCCGACTTCACGGCGCATGGCGAATACCTCGCCACCATCAAACAAGCCCAGATGGCGGGACTCAAAGCCCTGCTGCGGAGTGCGAACCACATGGACAAGCTCGGCCTCTACACGCTGGAGCATCCTGATCCGGCGAAAATCCCGCTCGTGCTCGTACACGGCCTCATGTCGCGGCCTGCGACGTGGGAGACCGTCACTCACACCTTATCCGCCGATCCCGTCATTCGCCGTCGCTATCAGATTTATGCCTTCCGCTATCCATCTGGCGTCCCCATCGGCTTCAGCTCGGAAAAACTACGGGAGAAGCTCGCCACACTGCACAGCACCCTCGTCAAAGAAGGCGCAGGCAGCACCGCGCGGAACATGGTGCTCATCGGCCACAGCATGGGCGGCCTCGTCAGCAAAGCGCAGGTGCAGAGCAGCACCGAGCAGCGCTGGCTCGACATCCTCGGCGCGGACTCGCACAAACTCAGCATCAGCGAAAAAGAACACGCGAAGCTGCGCCCGTTTTTTGAGTTCCAGGCCAATCCAAACATCAGCCGCGTCATCTTCGCCGCCACGCCGCATCGCGGCAGCGAGGTCGCTGACACGCGGTTGGCCCATCTCGGTCGGAAACTCGTCAATCTCCCTCTCCAGGCCTTTGGCGGCACTATGCAAGTCGTACAAAACATCGCCACACGCGATCCCCTGCTCAGCGAGGTCTTCGGACACGGGATGCCCACCAGCGTGGACAATCTCTCCCCGCACTCGCCTTATGTGAGAGTCGCCAACACGCTGCCCTTCCGCAGAGGTGTGCATCTCCACTCCATCATCGGCAATCACGATGGCAAGGCACTCGCCGATCCGAATTGCTCCGACGGCTTTGTGCCCTATCATAGTTCCCACCTCGCAGGCGTCGAGTCCGAGCTTATCGTCACCTCCGACCACAGCGTCCACGCACGCCCCGAGGCCATCGTGGAGATGCGCCGTATCCTACTTCTGCACCTCACACACCTATAA
- a CDS encoding efflux RND transporter periplasmic adaptor subunit: MRTLPTLLLLSLSLAACKRTPPQLPSGPPIVQVAVPLKKDVPIVAEAIAQTEATANVDVMARVEATVEKILFVEGSEVKAGDPLFLLDKKPIEQRLAAAKGNLGQLEANLGRTQQDVQRLRPLAKSGAVPQKDLDTAIAVEKQAIAALDTGKAQVTAAELDLGYTDVAAPVAGIIGAKQVDVGSLVGKGLPTMMATISPLDPIWANVEISEVAYLNSAGKFKDPGNQTAFALVLANGQVHPHLGKLAFVDRIVNASTGTLKCRVEFPNPQKILRPGQFCRVRALTRTLSGALLIPQRAVQELQGLHNVFVVAADGKAAFRRVKMSRRIGSLWIVESGLAADERIVIEGLQKVRDGLQVEPQPTEIDDAPLQELLSSVPGQKN, translated from the coding sequence ATGAGAACCCTCCCGACGCTTCTCCTTCTTTCGCTCAGCCTCGCTGCTTGCAAAAGAACACCGCCGCAACTCCCCTCTGGCCCGCCCATCGTGCAGGTCGCTGTGCCTTTGAAAAAAGACGTGCCCATCGTCGCGGAGGCCATCGCGCAAACGGAGGCCACCGCGAATGTCGATGTCATGGCCCGCGTCGAAGCCACGGTAGAAAAAATCCTCTTTGTCGAAGGCTCCGAGGTGAAAGCAGGCGATCCGCTCTTCTTGCTCGATAAAAAACCCATCGAGCAACGCCTCGCCGCAGCTAAAGGCAATCTCGGTCAGCTCGAAGCCAATCTCGGACGCACGCAGCAGGACGTGCAGCGTCTGCGACCTCTCGCGAAGTCCGGCGCCGTGCCGCAGAAGGATCTCGACACCGCCATCGCCGTCGAAAAACAAGCCATCGCGGCACTCGACACTGGCAAAGCCCAAGTCACCGCCGCCGAGCTCGATCTCGGCTACACCGATGTCGCTGCACCCGTCGCAGGCATCATCGGCGCGAAGCAGGTCGATGTCGGCTCGCTCGTCGGCAAAGGTCTGCCGACCATGATGGCGACGATTTCGCCGCTCGATCCCATTTGGGCGAATGTGGAGATCAGCGAAGTCGCTTACCTCAATAGCGCGGGCAAATTCAAAGACCCCGGCAATCAGACCGCCTTCGCCCTCGTGCTCGCGAATGGTCAGGTGCATCCGCATCTCGGCAAGCTCGCCTTTGTCGATCGCATCGTGAACGCCTCCACCGGCACACTGAAATGCCGCGTCGAGTTCCCCAATCCGCAAAAAATCCTCCGCCCTGGCCAATTCTGCCGCGTGCGAGCACTCACCCGCACACTGTCCGGTGCCTTGCTCATCCCACAGCGTGCCGTGCAAGAGCTGCAAGGCCTGCACAACGTCTTCGTCGTCGCTGCCGATGGCAAAGCCGCCTTTCGCCGCGTGAAAATGAGCCGCCGCATCGGCTCACTCTGGATCGTGGAGTCAGGACTCGCCGCTGACGAGCGCATCGTCATCGAAGGCCTGCAAAAAGTCCGCGACGGCCTCCAAGTCGAGCCACAACCCACCGAGATCGACGACGCACCGCTGCAAGAGTTGCTCTCCAGCGTTCCAGGACAGAAAAATTAG
- a CDS encoding GxxExxY protein — MPIHCPIIFPRLIKEEFGKLDYAVMPHAFAAQNDLGCLCDEAVYQDRFAHLLRAAGFQVDCEVPVTLTFRSFLKTLYLDLVINRVAIYELKAVTQLTPAHFAQLLNYLLLVNASRGKLINFRPASVDAHFVNAALNDAARRDFTVYDRHWAGPEALRQMIVELITDWGTSLDQSLYTQALVECLGGETAVIQQVPMQLDNVPIGNQRFHLASPESAFRITTFQDQHGRPSAQLRKLLAPSPLEALHWINIAHHEITLHTITR, encoded by the coding sequence ATGCCAATCCACTGCCCCATCATCTTCCCTCGCCTGATCAAAGAGGAGTTTGGAAAGCTCGACTACGCCGTGATGCCACATGCATTCGCTGCACAGAACGATTTGGGCTGTTTGTGTGATGAAGCCGTTTACCAAGATCGCTTTGCTCACCTACTTCGCGCAGCCGGATTTCAAGTGGACTGCGAAGTGCCAGTCACGCTGACGTTTCGCTCCTTCCTCAAAACTTTGTATCTCGATCTGGTCATCAACCGTGTCGCCATCTACGAACTCAAGGCCGTCACCCAGCTCACGCCTGCCCATTTCGCTCAACTCCTGAACTACCTGCTGCTGGTCAACGCCTCGCGAGGCAAGCTCATCAATTTCCGCCCTGCCTCCGTGGACGCTCATTTCGTAAACGCCGCGCTCAATGACGCCGCGCGACGAGACTTCACCGTCTATGATCGACATTGGGCTGGCCCCGAGGCTTTGCGGCAGATGATCGTAGAGCTGATCACGGACTGGGGCACGTCGCTAGATCAGTCGCTTTACACACAGGCGCTGGTGGAATGCCTCGGCGGAGAGACTGCTGTGATCCAACAGGTGCCGATGCAGCTCGATAACGTGCCCATCGGCAACCAACGCTTTCATCTAGCATCACCCGAGAGCGCGTTCCGAATCACCACTTTCCAGGATCAGCACGGAAGGCCATCAGCCCAACTTCGGAAACTCCTGGCCCCCAGCCCACTCGAAGCACTGCACTGGATTAACATCGCTCATCATGAAATCACGCTTCACACCATCACCAGATAA